The following are from one region of the Synechococcus sp. CBW1108 genome:
- the queD gene encoding 6-carboxytetrahydropterin synthase QueD, producing MEIFKDFTFEAAHYLPNVPEGHKCRRLHGHSFKVRIYVKGPTGLESGWVQDFAEIKRAFKPYYEQLDHHYLNEIKGLENPTCENLAVWIWSKLKTDLPLLSRVETFETCTSGCIYFGPDLEGAEQ from the coding sequence ATGGAAATATTTAAGGACTTCACGTTTGAGGCCGCTCACTATCTGCCAAACGTCCCAGAAGGACACAAATGCAGGCGACTTCACGGCCATTCCTTCAAGGTACGCATCTATGTGAAAGGGCCGACGGGATTGGAATCTGGTTGGGTGCAGGACTTTGCTGAAATAAAAAGAGCCTTCAAGCCATACTACGAGCAACTAGACCACCATTACCTGAATGAGATAAAGGGGCTCGAAAATCCTACGTGTGAGAACCTAGCGGTCTGGATCTGGAGCAAGTTGAAAACAGACCTACCTCTATTGAGTCGCGTAGAGACCTTTGAGACTTGCACGAGTGGATGCATCTACTTCGGGCCGGACTTGGAAGGAGCTGAGCAATGA
- the brxL gene encoding BREX system Lon protease-like protein BrxL has protein sequence MTSTPAATSEMDQLDQLGAKAFDGFLVRKYSRQYPVPTYVVEFLLGRYCASTDPGEIEEGLQIVEKQLQGRTVRTGEEELFKARARDQGSVKIIDIVRARLDTRSDSYMAEVPSLAIKDAQIDDELVRANERMLTDGFYAEVSLEYDPVIAQERNGRPFRIAGLRPIQMSNPNVLGILAKGRASFTTEEWRDFLIRSIGLEPTALDERAKMVVLLRMAPFVERNFNLVELGPRGTGKSHLFQQISPYSHLISGGKATVAKMFVNNSNGQRGLVCQYDVVCFDEVAGVSFDQKDGVNILKGYMASGEFSRGKESIRAEGGIVMVGNFDVDVEQQQRIGHLLSPLPREMRDDTAFQDRIHAYAPGWDFPKLNPNEHLTSHFGLVSDFLSECWSRLRDGSRLAALQNRIHLGGALSGRDIEGVNKTVSALIKLLFPDPEMEIPDEDLEWIVRLALESRRRVKEQQKRCLKSEFRNTHFSYTLGLDGVEKFVATPELHSDDAIDGDPLPPGQVWAISPGTGETGPSLYRIEVAVGPGSGVKILNQPVPPAFRESTKVGEQNVYARAKNLLGDRDPRGHEFSIQLRAMDNDRSGAGLGLPVMVALVGGLLDRNTRGSTIVVGSLNLGGSVEMIPNAVAIAELAVEKQAKVLLMPVSARRGLNDLPDDLWTKISIEFYKDPEDAVFKGLEE, from the coding sequence ATGACCAGCACACCCGCTGCCACCAGCGAGATGGACCAGCTCGACCAGCTCGGCGCCAAGGCCTTTGATGGCTTCCTGGTCCGCAAGTACTCCCGCCAATACCCGGTACCCACCTACGTGGTGGAGTTCCTGCTGGGCCGCTACTGCGCCAGCACCGATCCGGGCGAAATCGAAGAAGGGCTGCAGATCGTGGAAAAGCAGCTCCAGGGCCGAACGGTGCGCACCGGCGAGGAGGAGCTGTTCAAAGCCAGGGCCCGGGATCAGGGCAGCGTCAAGATCATCGACATTGTGCGAGCTCGACTCGACACCCGCAGCGACTCCTACATGGCGGAGGTGCCCAGCCTCGCCATCAAGGACGCCCAGATCGACGACGAGCTGGTGCGCGCCAACGAGCGCATGCTCACCGATGGCTTCTACGCCGAGGTGTCACTGGAATACGACCCGGTGATCGCCCAGGAGCGCAACGGCCGGCCCTTCCGCATTGCTGGGCTGCGGCCGATCCAGATGTCCAACCCCAACGTGCTGGGGATCCTGGCCAAGGGCCGCGCTTCATTCACCACAGAGGAGTGGCGTGACTTCCTGATTCGCTCCATCGGCCTCGAGCCAACAGCCCTCGATGAGCGGGCCAAGATGGTGGTGCTGTTGCGCATGGCTCCCTTCGTGGAGCGCAACTTCAACCTGGTGGAGCTGGGCCCGCGAGGTACGGGCAAAAGCCACCTGTTCCAGCAGATTTCCCCCTACTCCCACCTGATCTCTGGCGGCAAGGCCACCGTCGCCAAGATGTTCGTCAACAACAGCAATGGCCAGCGCGGCCTGGTCTGCCAATACGACGTGGTCTGCTTCGACGAGGTGGCCGGAGTGTCGTTCGACCAGAAAGACGGCGTCAATATCCTCAAGGGCTACATGGCCTCCGGTGAGTTCAGCCGCGGCAAGGAGAGCATTCGTGCTGAAGGCGGCATCGTGATGGTGGGCAACTTCGATGTTGATGTGGAGCAGCAGCAGCGGATCGGCCACCTGCTCAGCCCATTGCCGCGGGAGATGCGCGATGACACGGCCTTCCAGGACCGCATCCACGCTTACGCCCCCGGCTGGGATTTCCCCAAGCTCAACCCCAACGAGCACCTGACCAGTCACTTCGGATTGGTTAGCGACTTCCTCAGCGAGTGCTGGAGCCGCCTGCGCGATGGCAGCCGCCTGGCGGCGTTGCAAAACCGGATACACCTCGGCGGTGCCCTCAGCGGCCGCGACATCGAGGGCGTCAACAAAACGGTGAGCGCCCTGATCAAGCTGCTGTTCCCCGATCCCGAGATGGAGATCCCCGACGAGGATCTCGAATGGATCGTGCGCCTGGCGCTCGAATCACGTCGCCGGGTCAAAGAGCAGCAGAAGCGCTGCCTCAAGAGCGAGTTCCGCAACACCCACTTCAGCTACACCCTCGGCCTTGATGGGGTGGAGAAGTTCGTGGCCACGCCCGAGCTCCACAGCGACGACGCCATTGATGGCGATCCCCTGCCGCCCGGCCAGGTGTGGGCCATCAGCCCCGGCACCGGCGAAACCGGCCCCAGCCTCTACCGGATCGAGGTGGCCGTCGGCCCGGGCAGCGGCGTCAAGATCCTCAACCAGCCCGTGCCACCTGCCTTCCGAGAGAGCACCAAGGTGGGTGAGCAGAACGTCTACGCCCGGGCCAAGAACCTGCTGGGTGACCGCGACCCCCGCGGCCATGAGTTCTCGATCCAGCTCCGCGCCATGGACAACGATCGCAGCGGCGCCGGCCTCGGCCTGCCGGTGATGGTTGCCCTGGTCGGCGGCCTGCTCGACCGCAACACCCGAGGCAGCACCATCGTCGTCGGCTCCCTCAATCTCGGCGGTTCCGTTGAGATGATCCCCAACGCCGTCGCCATTGCCGAGTTGGCCGTGGAGAAGCAGGCCAAAGTGCTGTTGATGCCCGTCTCAGCCCGCCGCGGCCTCAACGACCTACCCGATGACCTCTGGACCAAGATCTCGATTGAGTTCTACAAGGATCCGGAGGATGCAGTGTTTAAGGGGCTGGAGGAATAG
- a CDS encoding type II toxin-antitoxin system VapC family toxin, translating to MKTGVKRVLLFCDTSALIKLLIDEPDSAQIHQASERAGVIAACRMTWAEAMAAMARRQREDSTSADEIDLARQRLIKLWPSFTIVEVSQQLVEAAGRFADGFALRGYDSVQLAAAHELRLTFGESVTFACYDRRLNQAAQLLQLEVLA from the coding sequence TTGAAGACCGGGGTTAAGCGCGTGCTTCTGTTCTGCGATACGAGTGCCCTGATCAAGCTTTTGATTGATGAGCCTGACTCAGCTCAGATCCACCAGGCCAGCGAACGTGCGGGCGTGATCGCAGCCTGCAGAATGACCTGGGCCGAGGCCATGGCTGCGATGGCACGTCGTCAGCGGGAAGATTCAACCAGTGCTGATGAAATCGACTTGGCACGTCAACGTCTAATCAAGCTTTGGCCGTCGTTCACCATTGTTGAAGTCAGCCAGCAATTAGTCGAAGCGGCTGGGCGTTTCGCAGATGGATTTGCGCTCAGGGGTTACGACAGTGTGCAGCTGGCGGCAGCCCATGAGTTACGACTCACCTTCGGTGAATCGGTCACCTTCGCCTGCTACGACCGGCGTCTGAATCAGGCCGCCCAGCTCCTTCAGCTGGAGGTGTTGGCATGA
- a CDS encoding DNA double-strand break repair nuclease NurA, with translation MRFDVHLRKTVQRQLASVAQSMADWDSHQSNVDIQKRLASAIRPFSHTTRWTGYCGGVDGTGDFPAISYADSFVYVSVAAGALYRSDPVSGLKELEQEASPLVEFTWLTSSHQQRQSALLASFEQLVGTSVDDVLQHSDYADLGSSSVEKRRINSLIIPPAYDAGNLGIQLRTTAELAVALKLIESAPKGTLVLTDGTMSLPLAGRSKQSLFFEHLRRYCCVRARERGVVFASLSKSSGLPTGIRIEDAAKAALGINEPEHWFVRVPTKQLDDWSLFPDDGPQVPPTGAVSYLVRLHRKSPVMRLDLDQQYWQSAIATGDVEKNEQKLFASLDYVSHDQRSYGYPYPIKAAHDRASLTEHERTVLRQQLVESAVQAGISRDAFRDPSQMTGHR, from the coding sequence ATGAGGTTTGATGTGCACCTCCGTAAGACGGTACAACGTCAACTTGCTTCCGTTGCCCAATCCATGGCTGATTGGGATTCGCATCAAAGCAATGTCGATATTCAAAAACGCCTTGCCTCAGCGATTCGCCCCTTTAGTCATACAACACGTTGGACGGGATACTGCGGTGGTGTTGATGGTACGGGCGACTTTCCTGCGATTTCCTATGCCGACTCCTTCGTGTACGTGAGCGTGGCGGCAGGAGCTCTTTACCGGTCGGACCCCGTGAGTGGCCTTAAGGAACTCGAGCAGGAGGCAAGTCCGTTGGTGGAATTCACCTGGCTGACATCTAGCCACCAGCAGCGCCAGAGTGCGCTGTTGGCTTCATTTGAGCAACTGGTAGGGACATCGGTGGACGATGTACTTCAGCATTCTGACTATGCTGATCTTGGCTCTTCAAGTGTGGAGAAGCGCAGGATTAACTCACTGATCATCCCTCCAGCCTATGACGCTGGAAATCTGGGCATACAATTACGAACCACGGCAGAACTGGCCGTAGCTCTTAAATTGATCGAATCGGCGCCCAAGGGGACGCTAGTTCTTACCGATGGCACGATGTCGCTCCCGCTTGCGGGCCGCTCGAAGCAGAGCCTGTTCTTTGAGCATCTGCGCCGCTATTGCTGCGTTCGAGCACGGGAGCGGGGAGTGGTCTTCGCTTCTCTCTCGAAGTCGAGTGGCTTACCCACTGGAATCAGGATTGAGGATGCAGCTAAGGCCGCTCTAGGAATCAATGAACCGGAACACTGGTTCGTAAGAGTACCCACGAAACAGCTCGACGACTGGAGTCTGTTCCCAGATGATGGTCCGCAGGTTCCTCCGACGGGAGCGGTGAGCTACTTGGTTCGCTTGCACCGCAAAAGCCCGGTCATGCGGCTCGACCTTGATCAGCAGTACTGGCAATCCGCAATTGCCACAGGCGACGTCGAGAAGAATGAGCAAAAGCTGTTTGCTTCACTCGACTACGTGAGCCACGATCAGCGTTCCTATGGGTATCCTTATCCCATCAAGGCAGCTCATGATCGTGCTTCTCTCACAGAACACGAACGTACAGTGTTGCGTCAACAACTTGTTGAGTCTGCCGTTCAAGCAGGCATATCTCGAGATGCCTTTCGTGACCCTTCTCAAATGACCGGGCATCGATAG
- a CDS encoding ATP-dependent helicase — MITLADLIRAVSSFRPPPDSQQFQAVNSSANTGLFIVAGPGTGKTASITLRILKLALVDGIPPRGILATTFTKKAAEELRSRILGWGFRIIDALREDKTLSLDQAAFLGSIDINQIRTGTVDSLCEQLLREFRAPGTQPPVLVDDFVSKTLMLREGMFGDGRYQNNDLDAFLLDLHSETGSRYNFHAGTKSAIVKQIWERRFQDQVDWHSFSTLGPAVEQLARTKLEEAHSAYESALSSAGLVDFSLLENEVLQRLKAGQLTEFTDQLQVVLVDEYQDTNLLQEELYFELANACGGALTVVGDDDQSLYRFRGATVDLFRDFPTRYNQRFEEEPEQVFLANNYRSSKSIISFVNGYATLDAGYQAVRVSGKPPLAHGPKAPDGIPVLGMFRDTLDLLATDLAAFIHDVFRGTGSAVPGGRVKSDPTGGNVGDCALLCSSPAEYSASDRPRLPLLLRQELASLNPPIDVFNPRGEEIATVEVVERFGGLLLEALDPGGVVQGQTNGISLNAQQVFTVWRQRAINYTQDPSAPMGLLAYAQGWANRDPARNGYRWPGSTSVIELVYGLVHYFPELHDDPEGQVYLEVFTRQLGACAQVGKFDGRVVADPSNVDLSDASIKELLRDFLSPIADGVVGVNEDLMESFPRNRLSVLSIHQSKGLEFPLTIVDVGSDFKDLRSPKFKRHPDAGSPAHRMENLLRQNSALGVPTRSEVNRAFDDLYRQFFVAFSRPQDVLLLVGVTPTQPGGRVPNVATGWDRDGVCRWARNLPYQLI, encoded by the coding sequence ATGATTACTCTTGCTGATCTCATTCGAGCTGTCTCGAGCTTCCGCCCTCCACCGGACTCACAACAGTTTCAAGCTGTTAATAGCTCCGCAAATACTGGTCTTTTCATCGTTGCGGGTCCAGGAACAGGCAAAACAGCAAGTATCACACTTCGAATTCTTAAGTTGGCGCTTGTCGATGGAATTCCACCTCGCGGTATTCTTGCAACGACCTTTACGAAGAAAGCAGCCGAAGAGTTACGCTCTAGAATCCTGGGTTGGGGGTTTAGGATCATCGATGCGTTAAGGGAAGATAAAACTCTCTCACTAGATCAAGCTGCATTTCTGGGCTCTATCGATATCAATCAGATTCGAACTGGAACAGTCGATAGCCTTTGCGAGCAACTCCTGCGTGAGTTTCGAGCACCAGGTACACAACCACCAGTACTTGTCGATGACTTCGTCAGCAAGACCCTCATGCTACGGGAAGGAATGTTTGGTGATGGCCGGTATCAGAACAATGATCTAGACGCATTCCTACTTGATCTCCACTCAGAGACGGGCAGTAGGTACAATTTCCACGCCGGCACTAAGTCGGCAATCGTCAAACAGATTTGGGAGAGGAGATTCCAGGATCAAGTTGATTGGCACAGCTTCTCAACCCTAGGCCCAGCCGTCGAGCAGCTAGCCAGAACAAAGCTGGAGGAAGCACATAGTGCCTATGAGTCAGCGTTGTCATCAGCGGGCTTGGTTGACTTCTCCCTGCTGGAGAATGAAGTACTCCAGCGGTTGAAGGCTGGCCAACTCACCGAGTTCACGGATCAGCTGCAAGTTGTGCTGGTCGATGAGTACCAGGACACCAATCTCCTTCAGGAAGAACTTTACTTTGAGCTAGCCAATGCCTGTGGCGGGGCTCTCACTGTTGTTGGAGATGATGACCAGAGCCTCTATCGATTTCGTGGAGCAACTGTTGACCTCTTCAGAGACTTCCCCACTCGCTACAATCAACGGTTTGAAGAAGAGCCAGAGCAGGTCTTTCTTGCCAACAACTATAGATCGAGTAAAAGTATTATCTCTTTCGTTAATGGATACGCAACCCTGGATGCGGGCTACCAGGCCGTGCGTGTTTCTGGGAAGCCACCCTTGGCACATGGCCCCAAGGCTCCAGACGGGATCCCTGTGCTTGGCATGTTTCGCGACACACTTGACCTCCTGGCTACAGATCTTGCTGCCTTCATCCATGACGTGTTTCGTGGCACTGGCAGCGCAGTCCCTGGCGGCCGCGTCAAATCTGACCCTACTGGGGGTAATGTTGGAGATTGTGCATTGCTCTGTAGCAGCCCTGCTGAGTACTCCGCATCCGACAGGCCACGGCTTCCCTTGCTTCTCCGCCAAGAGCTAGCTTCGCTGAATCCTCCAATCGATGTTTTTAATCCGCGTGGAGAAGAGATCGCAACAGTCGAAGTCGTTGAGCGCTTTGGAGGCCTGCTCTTAGAAGCTCTTGATCCTGGTGGGGTGGTCCAAGGCCAGACGAATGGAATCTCCCTAAATGCCCAGCAGGTTTTTACCGTTTGGAGACAACGAGCTATAAATTACACCCAGGATCCCTCAGCACCTATGGGTCTTTTGGCCTATGCGCAAGGGTGGGCGAATCGAGACCCTGCAAGGAATGGCTATCGATGGCCTGGTAGTACTTCAGTAATTGAACTAGTTTACGGACTCGTTCACTACTTTCCTGAACTTCATGATGACCCTGAGGGCCAGGTCTACCTCGAGGTTTTCACCCGTCAACTTGGTGCCTGTGCACAAGTTGGCAAGTTTGATGGTCGGGTTGTTGCTGACCCCTCAAATGTAGATCTTTCAGATGCATCTATTAAGGAACTGCTACGAGACTTTCTCTCTCCCATTGCCGATGGGGTTGTGGGTGTCAATGAAGACCTGATGGAGTCATTTCCTAGAAATCGCCTTTCTGTTCTCTCAATTCACCAGTCAAAAGGTCTTGAGTTTCCGTTAACCATCGTTGACGTTGGCTCTGATTTCAAAGACTTGCGATCTCCAAAATTCAAGCGTCACCCAGACGCAGGCTCACCAGCTCACAGGATGGAGAATCTGCTTCGCCAGAACTCCGCCCTTGGCGTACCAACACGGTCAGAGGTTAATCGAGCATTTGATGACCTCTATCGCCAGTTCTTCGTCGCCTTCTCTCGACCCCAGGATGTTCTCCTGCTTGTGGGGGTGACACCCACTCAACCTGGAGGCCGTGTTCCGAATGTTGCGACAGGTTGGGATAGAGACGGAGTCTGCCGATGGGCAAGGAATCTTCCATACCAGCTGATTTAA
- a CDS encoding type II toxin-antitoxin system Phd/YefM family antitoxin, giving the protein MVAESETAMADVVASQVSVRDLKTHLSEWLARAQAGEVVEVTSHRKPIARITAVKPADSGITSPLQKAIDAGLISWSGQKPVFPPPIKLRGKGKLISEIVIEDRG; this is encoded by the coding sequence GTGGTCGCGGAATCGGAGACAGCCATGGCCGATGTGGTCGCAAGTCAGGTGTCGGTGCGGGATCTCAAGACCCACCTCTCCGAGTGGCTGGCCCGTGCCCAGGCGGGCGAGGTGGTGGAAGTCACCTCCCATCGCAAGCCCATCGCCCGCATCACAGCTGTGAAGCCAGCGGACTCAGGGATCACCAGCCCGCTGCAGAAGGCGATTGATGCGGGCCTGATCAGCTGGAGCGGGCAGAAGCCCGTGTTCCCCCCGCCCATCAAGCTCAGAGGCAAAGGGAAGCTCATCAGCGAGATCGTGATTGAAGACCGGGGTTAA
- the dpdA gene encoding tRNA-guanine transglycosylase DpdA has product MREAELAENLVDAERLYSGQQHLRLMRGVEAFRSAYPPNGTGPSLDLHILSAGYGLVPGDRHIAPYEATFQGMKAKELESWASQLQVAASLRRCLDQPYDIGLVLLGDSYLKACRLDEIERVGGPTLLLCGKNAAGRIPKVANLKVVILTNEEAKRFSCGLVALKGEMASRILHGLADSTLDPLQLVNTDELLDEIYRNNKVTPGTPGRRAATPKPDVDQVISLPDTWLQKPHREKLSYFIPEWDDLVDRDFDFGNDIHSGGGGDWSNEVYAHQLYPEPNYDGILISKVVAEKSKRKKERINRLGVHRYLRVPREFPIMGDCGAFGYIQEAVPPYSTEEILDYYTRLDFDMGVSIDHLIVSATESVKQERYGLTIANAEEFLKEHRKAKLPWTPIGAVQGWDPKSYAAAAKDYVAMGYQYIGLGGLVRTSTRDILELLTAVHEVVPSNVKIHLFGLARIDSMKTFSDLGVSSVDSASLLRRAWMGTGQNYLSIEGKFFTAIRIPEANKSFRAKRMVSERRASSSEVEKLERISLHALREYDAGRKNIDEVLDAVEEYDRLITPDRDPTRTLIRETLEAAPWKRCPCEICKRDGIEVVIFRGNNRNRRRGFHNTYVFYRLLQKVLAGEAVSFKRKPDQLNLFGEPGEISDEV; this is encoded by the coding sequence ATGCGGGAGGCTGAACTCGCGGAGAATCTCGTTGACGCCGAAAGGCTCTACAGCGGCCAGCAACATCTTCGGCTGATGAGGGGAGTGGAGGCCTTCCGGTCGGCATATCCCCCCAATGGAACAGGACCAAGCCTTGATCTCCATATTCTCTCCGCAGGGTATGGCCTAGTACCAGGAGACAGGCACATCGCTCCATACGAGGCCACCTTTCAAGGGATGAAGGCCAAGGAGCTGGAGTCATGGGCATCCCAACTGCAGGTGGCTGCGTCATTGCGGAGGTGTCTTGATCAACCTTATGACATAGGTCTTGTCCTCCTGGGCGACTCGTACCTCAAGGCTTGCCGGCTGGATGAGATTGAGAGAGTGGGAGGACCGACCCTGTTGTTATGCGGAAAGAATGCCGCGGGCAGGATACCGAAAGTCGCCAATTTGAAGGTAGTCATTCTTACCAATGAAGAAGCTAAGCGCTTTTCATGCGGGTTAGTTGCGTTAAAAGGTGAAATGGCATCTCGAATCCTGCATGGTCTCGCAGACTCAACACTAGACCCCTTACAACTGGTGAATACTGATGAGCTTCTGGACGAGATCTACCGCAACAATAAAGTGACACCAGGGACCCCTGGGCGGAGGGCTGCAACGCCAAAACCGGACGTTGATCAAGTTATTTCTCTACCGGACACCTGGCTCCAAAAGCCTCACAGGGAGAAGCTCAGCTACTTCATCCCAGAATGGGACGACCTGGTCGACCGTGATTTCGACTTTGGCAACGACATTCACTCAGGTGGAGGTGGAGATTGGTCAAACGAAGTCTATGCACATCAGCTGTATCCAGAACCAAACTATGATGGAATCTTGATTTCCAAAGTGGTAGCGGAAAAAAGCAAGAGGAAGAAAGAGCGCATCAATCGGCTTGGTGTACATCGTTATCTCCGTGTGCCACGCGAGTTTCCAATCATGGGAGACTGTGGGGCGTTTGGCTATATACAAGAAGCCGTTCCACCGTACAGCACAGAAGAAATTTTAGACTACTACACCCGCCTAGATTTTGACATGGGTGTATCTATTGATCATCTCATTGTATCTGCAACAGAGTCCGTAAAGCAGGAGAGATATGGGCTTACTATCGCTAACGCGGAGGAGTTCCTTAAGGAACACAGAAAAGCAAAGCTTCCGTGGACACCAATCGGCGCCGTCCAAGGTTGGGATCCCAAAAGCTACGCAGCAGCGGCTAAGGACTATGTGGCCATGGGGTACCAGTACATCGGACTGGGTGGCCTCGTTAGAACTTCAACCAGGGATATTCTTGAACTGTTGACGGCAGTTCATGAGGTGGTTCCATCCAATGTCAAGATCCATCTCTTTGGTCTGGCAAGAATAGATTCAATGAAGACTTTCTCTGATCTTGGGGTCAGCTCGGTTGATAGCGCCTCATTGCTCCGAAGGGCATGGATGGGTACAGGCCAGAACTATCTCAGCATTGAAGGTAAATTCTTCACCGCCATTCGCATTCCCGAAGCTAACAAGAGCTTTCGCGCCAAACGAATGGTCTCCGAGCGTCGAGCAAGCTCCTCAGAGGTCGAGAAGCTGGAACGGATATCACTCCATGCGCTACGCGAGTACGACGCTGGCAGAAAAAACATCGACGAGGTCCTCGATGCTGTAGAAGAGTATGACCGCCTAATTACACCAGACCGAGATCCAACAAGAACTCTAATACGAGAAACACTAGAAGCCGCCCCCTGGAAGAGATGCCCTTGCGAGATCTGCAAACGCGATGGCATTGAGGTAGTGATCTTTAGGGGTAACAACCGTAATCGGCGCAGAGGATTTCATAATACTTATGTATTTTACCGTTTGCTTCAGAAAGTATTGGCTGGTGAGGCTGTGAGCTTCAAACGCAAACCGGACCAGCTGAACCTGTTTGGCGAGCCGGGGGAGATATCGGATGAGGTTTGA
- a CDS encoding ATP-binding protein, translated as MASLEQLVEILGQRFGVLAESSTTQLTVIAQNSDVAIGDLFLLPCRRGPDRFYVFRATEYANVLNRTIDIGDVARNKLTMPDSYFSENLAEEQLVELRGLILGYAQHDQDQDVWLFYRPRRLPQHLTDVFRVDPSRDACGHVVGELLRSQLGSAGLHIGNLLAGEDALTSVPVYLPIAALAHHLAVFGRTGCGKSNLIMTLLHEVLRHNLEVNRGQLIERRASIFAIDPHDEFRTWHSNSGGADGIRGLVTALSEGETEELAAPFYYLTSRDVLDGPLEARVTLSRADITPDDVVSIMDFSEQQVAFARQLFGEHGERWIGRLFAGDVDDPNGDEGGAQFLPGSIAAVERRMGFLAHGATRLVSRFDPDAGLAYQSKLPDILSSLERGRLLIVDTTLLGELEQFLLNTIVARTLFAMRRALRLADTPERLRHELFGVLGVDDENGRIGQRTLADSLWERIENDDVPYLDGTRVRSPDELPVVHILVEEAPSVLNPVRMKFGSVFRDISRQGRKFGIGLGLVSQQVSEIDRGILTQVNTQLTMALGNADERREAVRVASTDIGGFAQELQVLSRGQLVMSTSLRDVALPVQVASYEGTRSRHGW; from the coding sequence ATGGCATCACTCGAGCAACTTGTAGAGATTCTAGGCCAACGGTTTGGCGTGTTAGCTGAAAGCAGCACAACGCAGCTCACCGTCATCGCTCAGAACTCTGATGTAGCGATTGGAGACCTGTTCCTATTGCCGTGTCGACGAGGACCAGATCGCTTCTATGTGTTCCGGGCAACCGAGTATGCCAATGTCCTGAATCGAACGATCGACATCGGCGACGTCGCGCGCAACAAGTTGACGATGCCTGACTCCTATTTTTCTGAAAACCTTGCTGAAGAGCAGCTGGTGGAGTTACGAGGTTTGATTCTGGGCTATGCGCAGCACGATCAGGATCAAGACGTCTGGCTGTTCTACCGGCCTAGACGCTTGCCACAGCATCTTACGGATGTGTTCCGAGTTGATCCAAGCCGTGATGCATGTGGCCACGTCGTGGGTGAACTCCTCAGGTCTCAACTGGGCTCAGCTGGCCTCCATATCGGGAATCTGCTGGCTGGAGAGGACGCTCTGACATCAGTACCGGTTTATCTACCGATCGCTGCATTGGCACATCACCTGGCTGTGTTTGGCAGGACAGGCTGTGGTAAGAGCAACTTGATCATGACCCTGCTCCACGAAGTGCTTCGCCACAACTTGGAGGTTAACCGGGGGCAACTGATCGAAAGACGAGCATCCATCTTTGCGATTGACCCACACGATGAATTTCGGACATGGCACTCCAATTCGGGAGGGGCGGATGGCATCAGAGGACTAGTCACTGCTCTTTCTGAGGGCGAAACAGAAGAGCTAGCAGCCCCTTTCTACTACCTGACCTCTCGCGATGTCCTTGATGGTCCGCTGGAGGCCCGGGTAACCCTGTCGAGAGCTGATATCACGCCCGATGATGTCGTGAGCATCATGGACTTCTCCGAACAGCAGGTGGCGTTCGCAAGACAGTTGTTTGGTGAGCATGGGGAACGGTGGATCGGACGGCTCTTTGCAGGGGACGTGGATGACCCGAATGGTGACGAGGGGGGAGCACAGTTCCTTCCGGGAAGCATTGCAGCGGTGGAACGGCGCATGGGTTTCCTCGCCCATGGCGCGACCCGCTTGGTGAGCAGGTTTGATCCAGACGCAGGTCTGGCTTATCAGTCCAAGTTGCCTGACATCCTGTCCTCACTCGAGCGAGGGCGACTGCTGATCGTGGACACGACTCTCCTAGGCGAACTCGAGCAGTTTTTGCTAAACACGATTGTCGCCCGTACACTGTTTGCTATGCGAAGAGCACTCCGTCTGGCCGATACCCCAGAGCGCCTGCGGCACGAGCTGTTTGGAGTCCTCGGAGTAGATGACGAAAACGGACGCATCGGACAGCGGACCCTCGCTGACTCTCTATGGGAGCGCATTGAAAATGATGACGTTCCGTACCTTGATGGTACAAGGGTTCGCTCACCCGATGAACTGCCAGTCGTTCATATTCTTGTTGAAGAAGCGCCGAGTGTTCTAAACCCTGTACGAATGAAGTTCGGAAGCGTCTTCCGCGACATCAGCCGTCAAGGTCGAAAGTTTGGCATTGGCCTGGGGTTAGTTAGCCAACAGGTTTCGGAGATCGATCGGGGGATTTTGACGCAGGTAAATACGCAGCTTACAATGGCACTAGGTAATGCAGATGAACGACGTGAGGCTGTGCGAGTTGCCTCTACAGATATCGGCGGCTTTGCCCAGGAGCTACAAGTCCTTAGCCGCGGACAATTGGTGATGTCTACCAGTCTAAGAGATGTAGCTTTGCCTGTACAAGTTGCAAGTTATGAGGGGACGAGAAGTAGACATGGCTGGTGA